The following are encoded in a window of Pan troglodytes isolate AG18354 chromosome 4, NHGRI_mPanTro3-v2.0_pri, whole genome shotgun sequence genomic DNA:
- the LOC743238 gene encoding large ribosomal subunit protein P1-like, whose product MQRSTPHPAAPAPHTPVPWPPLSELAYIYSALILHNDKINALIKAAGVNVEPFWPGVFAKALANVSIGNPICNVRAGGLAAAGDPTPSTAAASVEKKVEAKKEESEESDEDMGFGLFD is encoded by the exons atgcaAAGGTCAa CACCTCATCCAGCAGCACCAGCCCCACACACACCCGTGCCATGGCCTCCCCTCTCCGAGCTCGCCTACATCTACTCGGCCCTCATTCTGCATAATGATAAAATCAATGCCCTCATTAAAGCAGCTGGTGTAAATGTTGAACCTTTCTGGCCTGGCGTGTTTGCAAAGGCCCTAGCCAATGTCAGCATCGGGAACCCCATCTGCAATGTAAGGGCTGGTGGACTTGCAGCAGCTGGAGATCCTACCCCCTCCACTGCTGCTGCTTCAGTTGAGAAGAAAGtggaagcaaagaaagaagaatccGAGGAATCTGATGAGGACATGGGCTTTGGTCTTTTTGACTAA
- the SPMIP10 gene encoding sperm-associated microtubule inner protein 10 — protein MASGKDTCPTLPKLTNNCSDESLYKSANKYEEIHLPRFSLKQGMIPRRYVMPWKENMIFRNVNLKQAEVCGIHTGPLEDSLFLNHSERLCHGEDRKVVFQKGPPEIKIADMPLHSPLSRYQSTVISHGFRRRLV, from the exons ATGGCTTCAGGGAAAGATACTTGTCCTACTTTGCCTAAACTCACTAACAACTGCTCTGATGAGAGTCTCTATAAATCTGCTAATAA GTATGAAGAGATTCATTTGCCACGATTTTCATTAAAGCAAGGGATGATCCCAAGACGTTATGTTATGCCTTGGAAAGAAAACATGATATTCAGGAATGTGAATCTGAAG caAGCAGAAGTGTGTGGGATCCATACTGGCCCTTTAGAAGACTCTCTGTTTTTGAATCACAGTGAAAGGCTTTGCCATGGGGAAGATCGTAAAGTTGTCTTCCAAAAAGGCCCACCAGAAATAAAAATTGCAGATATGCCTTTGCATTCGCCTCTCTCCAGATACCAAAGCACTGTGATTTCCCATGGCTTCAGGAGGCGACTAGTCTga